A part of Marinomonas rhizomae genomic DNA contains:
- the proX gene encoding glycine betaine/L-proline ABC transporter substrate-binding protein ProX produces the protein MKKVITLTSLATLFSGAVLADGHLPGEGVKVTAVQSPIAEETFQTVVVNKALEKLGYDVQPIKEVDYSAGYTSVANGDTQFLAVNWYPLHNSMYKNAGGDDKFFRGGNYIDGAAQGYLIDKKTADKYDITNIDDFKDPKIAALFDTNGDGTADLTGCQAGWGCEGVIEHQLDAFGLRDKITHNQGQYAAIISDTIARFNEGESIFYYTWTPYWVSGKLVPGRDVVWLEVPYSSNPNGTDTALPNGKNYGFDINSERIVANKAFVEANPAAKKLFEIMKLPINAVSAENMLIADGEDSQRDIAIHADNWISANQSTFDGWISAAKKAAK, from the coding sequence ATGAAAAAGGTAATTACACTAACTTCACTTGCCACACTGTTTAGCGGTGCTGTCTTAGCCGATGGTCACTTGCCAGGCGAGGGTGTAAAAGTCACAGCAGTACAAAGCCCAATCGCAGAAGAAACGTTTCAGACTGTTGTTGTTAACAAAGCGCTAGAAAAATTAGGCTACGATGTGCAGCCAATTAAAGAAGTAGACTACAGTGCTGGCTATACGTCTGTTGCTAATGGCGATACGCAGTTTCTTGCAGTGAACTGGTACCCACTTCATAACTCTATGTACAAAAACGCGGGTGGAGATGACAAATTTTTTCGCGGCGGTAATTACATAGATGGAGCGGCACAAGGTTATTTGATTGATAAAAAAACCGCTGATAAATATGATATTACTAATATCGACGATTTCAAAGATCCGAAAATTGCCGCTTTATTTGATACTAATGGAGACGGTACCGCTGACTTAACTGGTTGTCAGGCTGGTTGGGGTTGTGAGGGTGTTATTGAACATCAGCTAGATGCGTTCGGATTGCGTGATAAAATCACTCATAATCAGGGTCAATACGCGGCCATTATTTCTGACACCATTGCTCGTTTCAATGAAGGTGAGTCGATCTTTTATTACACTTGGACGCCATACTGGGTATCTGGCAAGCTTGTTCCCGGTCGTGACGTTGTATGGTTAGAAGTGCCTTATTCTTCTAATCCAAATGGTACTGATACGGCTCTACCGAATGGCAAAAACTACGGTTTTGATATCAATAGTGAACGAATTGTCGCGAATAAAGCGTTTGTTGAAGCAAACCCAGCGGCTAAAAAATTATTCGAGATCATGAAACTACCGATTAATGCAGTGAGTGCCGAGAATATGCTGATTGCTGATGGTGAAGATTCTCAGCGTGATATTGCTATTCATGCGGATAATTGGATTAGTGCCAATCAATCGACGTTTGATGGCTGGATTTCAGCTGCCAAGAAAGCGGCGAAATAA
- the umuD gene encoding translesion error-prone DNA polymerase V autoproteolytic subunit: MRVTYLGVSESAAFIAANSVRIPLYVDSVSAGFPSPAQDFVEKSLDLNEFCVAHPNATFYVRAQGDSMIEAGIYSGDVLVVDRSLTARHGDIVIACIHGEMTVKTLELKPNVLLRPKNKAYKAIQITEESELEIFGVVMGVVRKYERS; the protein is encoded by the coding sequence ATGCGTGTGACTTATCTTGGTGTGTCTGAGTCGGCGGCGTTTATCGCGGCCAATAGTGTGCGAATCCCGCTTTATGTGGATTCTGTGTCGGCGGGTTTTCCTTCTCCCGCTCAGGACTTTGTTGAAAAATCCTTAGATTTAAATGAGTTCTGTGTGGCCCATCCGAACGCCACGTTTTACGTGCGTGCTCAGGGTGATTCTATGATAGAGGCGGGCATTTATTCGGGTGATGTCTTGGTGGTGGATCGTTCGTTAACGGCTCGTCATGGAGACATCGTCATCGCCTGCATTCATGGGGAAATGACGGTGAAGACGTTAGAGTTGAAGCCCAATGTGTTACTTCGTCCGAAGAATAAAGCCTACAAAGCGATTCAGATTACCGAAGAGTCCGAGCTGGAGATCTTCGGTGTGGTGATGGGCGTGGTTCGTAAGTATGAGCGCAGTTGA
- the umuC gene encoding translesion error-prone DNA polymerase V subunit UmuC has product MKTVFALVDCNNFYASCEKLFRPDLKHTPVAVLSNNDGCIVARSKEVKALGIKMGVPMFQVQDEIRKFGIVCFSSNYALYADMSNRVMSILEEEAPRLEVYSIDEAFMDLTGIDHVTDLLAFGKQVKAKVDKWTGITVGVGIAPTKTLAKLANHAAKKYPATGSVVDLMDPERQRRLLALLDVSDVWGVGRRTTTKLKARGISTALDLANADPKSIRSEFSVVLERTIRELNGVSCLDLELVRPTKQQIICSRSFGHKVTEKRELREAIAKYTTRAAEKLRGEKRLCRVVSVFIRTSPFIPNEPQYAKTLSAELPNPSDDTRDLLEVAEVLFHRLWRDGFRYMKAGVMLADFYEHNAFQQDLLRADSTKVNSKALMSVVDQINHSGLGNVFFASQGVSPQWSMKREHLSPGYTTRWDELPKVW; this is encoded by the coding sequence ATGAAGACGGTCTTTGCCTTGGTCGATTGCAATAACTTTTACGCCAGTTGCGAGAAGCTGTTTCGGCCAGATTTAAAGCATACGCCTGTTGCTGTGTTGTCGAATAATGACGGCTGTATTGTGGCGCGTTCCAAAGAGGTAAAGGCGCTGGGTATTAAGATGGGCGTGCCGATGTTTCAGGTGCAGGACGAGATAAGAAAGTTCGGCATTGTGTGCTTTTCGTCGAACTATGCACTGTATGCGGATATGTCTAATCGGGTGATGTCGATCTTAGAAGAGGAAGCGCCACGGTTGGAAGTGTATTCCATCGATGAAGCCTTTATGGACTTAACGGGCATTGATCATGTGACGGATTTACTGGCGTTTGGCAAACAAGTAAAAGCCAAGGTCGATAAGTGGACGGGCATTACGGTAGGTGTTGGCATCGCGCCAACCAAGACGCTGGCGAAGTTGGCCAACCATGCGGCGAAGAAATATCCAGCGACTGGCTCGGTGGTGGATTTAATGGACCCAGAGCGACAAAGGCGCTTGTTGGCTTTGTTGGATGTAAGTGATGTTTGGGGCGTTGGTCGTCGTACTACGACAAAGCTAAAGGCGAGGGGGATCAGCACAGCGTTGGATCTGGCGAATGCCGATCCTAAATCCATTCGTAGTGAGTTTTCTGTGGTGTTGGAGCGAACCATTCGAGAATTGAATGGGGTATCGTGCTTGGATTTAGAGTTAGTCAGGCCAACAAAGCAGCAGATTATTTGCAGTCGGTCATTTGGTCATAAAGTGACAGAAAAGCGTGAACTACGGGAGGCTATTGCTAAGTACACGACCAGAGCTGCCGAGAAACTACGTGGCGAAAAACGCCTTTGCCGTGTGGTTAGTGTGTTTATTCGTACCAGTCCTTTTATTCCTAACGAACCGCAGTACGCGAAAACCCTTTCCGCTGAACTCCCCAACCCAAGCGACGACACTCGAGACTTATTGGAAGTGGCGGAGGTGTTGTTTCACCGACTTTGGCGTGACGGTTTTCGTTATATGAAAGCGGGTGTGATGCTTGCCGATTTTTACGAGCATAACGCCTTTCAGCAAGATTTGCTTCGAGCGGATAGTACGAAAGTAAACTCCAAAGCGCTTATGAGTGTAGTCGATCAAATAAACCACAGCGGTCTCGGTAATGTGTTTTTTGCCTCGCAAGGCGTCTCACCTCAATGGTCAATGAAACGCGAACACTTATCGCCAGGGTACACGACTAGGTGGGATGAACTACCCAAGGTTTGGTGA
- the proW gene encoding glycine betaine/L-proline ABC transporter permease ProW: MSTESNPWTTAPDDTGAAESTASNPWGGAASTQGSDAASMSASGTPVEQTDFSLLHPFQDVWIPLDHWIESGVGWVVTNFRPFFTAVKAPVDATLTAVDSAFNAAPPLFVIALFGLIAWQLSGKRLAIGSVIGLFVLGAIGAWQESMTTLALVVTSVLFCIVLGIPTGIAMARSDRAAKVIRPILDIMQTTPAFVYLVPIVMLFGIGNVPGVIVTIIFAVAPVIRLTNLGIRQVPSDLIEAANSFGADKKQMLFKVQLPLAMPTIMAGVNQTLMLGLSMVVIASMISVGGLGLMVLRGIGRLDIGLATIGGIGIVILAVILDRMTQSLGQDARQRGTRHWYETGPIGLLLAFKK; encoded by the coding sequence ATGAGTACTGAATCAAATCCATGGACAACCGCGCCGGATGATACTGGGGCCGCGGAATCAACGGCTAGTAATCCTTGGGGTGGGGCTGCGTCAACGCAAGGTTCAGATGCTGCATCCATGTCTGCCAGTGGTACACCTGTTGAGCAAACTGACTTTAGTTTACTTCATCCTTTCCAAGATGTTTGGATTCCGCTTGATCACTGGATCGAAAGTGGCGTCGGTTGGGTGGTGACGAACTTTCGTCCCTTTTTTACAGCTGTCAAAGCCCCTGTAGACGCGACGCTGACTGCAGTCGATAGTGCATTTAATGCCGCTCCGCCGCTTTTTGTTATTGCTTTGTTTGGTTTAATTGCTTGGCAATTATCTGGGAAGCGCCTAGCAATAGGTTCTGTTATAGGCTTGTTTGTGCTTGGTGCTATTGGTGCTTGGCAAGAGTCCATGACGACCTTGGCTTTGGTTGTAACGTCCGTGTTGTTTTGTATTGTATTGGGTATTCCTACGGGGATTGCGATGGCGCGTAGTGATCGTGCTGCAAAAGTGATTCGCCCGATCTTGGATATTATGCAAACGACACCCGCTTTCGTGTATTTGGTCCCAATCGTTATGCTCTTTGGTATTGGTAATGTGCCTGGGGTTATTGTGACCATTATTTTTGCGGTCGCGCCGGTTATTCGTTTAACAAACCTTGGTATTCGACAAGTACCCAGTGACTTAATAGAGGCGGCGAACTCGTTTGGTGCGGATAAGAAACAGATGTTGTTCAAGGTTCAATTACCACTTGCTATGCCGACTATTATGGCTGGCGTTAACCAAACGTTAATGTTGGGCTTATCCATGGTGGTTATTGCATCAATGATTTCCGTTGGTGGATTAGGTTTGATGGTACTGCGAGGGATCGGTCGATTAGACATTGGTCTCGCGACTATTGGTGGTATCGGTATTGTCATTCTCGCGGTTATTTTAGATCGCATGACGCAGTCGCTTGGTCAAGATGCTCGTCAGCGTGGTACGCGCCATTGGTATGAAACCGGACCAATTGGCTTATTACTTGCGTTTAAAAAATGA